The Paramormyrops kingsleyae isolate MSU_618 chromosome 11, PKINGS_0.4, whole genome shotgun sequence genome includes a window with the following:
- the mthfs gene encoding 5-formyltetrahydrofolate cyclo-ligase isoform X3 has product MAALHAAKRALRKEIKTRLAAIGAEEKRRQSRIVTQKLLQHPKYESCCRIAVFLSMPDEIHTEEIIEDIFQKGKVCFIPRYLPNSSHMDMLKVTEAKDIQSLPVTSWNIRQPGDEEQGEEALATGGLDLILMPGLGFDRGGNRLGRGKGFYDTYLGRCASHPGGMPYTIGLAFREQICPQIPVHDGDVPIDEVLFE; this is encoded by the exons ATGGCCGCCTTGCATGCAGCGAAGCGAGCGCTCAGGAAGGAGATCAAGACACGACTGGCCGCGATAGGCGCAGAGGAGAAACGTCGACAGTCTCGTATCGTTACACAGAAG CTACTCCAACATCCGAAGTACGAGAGCTGTTGCAGGATTGCAGTGTTCCTCAGCATGCCGGATGAGATCCACACAGAGGAAATCATCGAGGACATCTTCCAGAAGGGCAAGGTGTGCTTCATTCCCAGGTACCTACCCAACAGCAGCCACATGGACATGCTGAAGGTGACCGAAGCCAAAGACATTCAGTCTCTGCCAGTGACGTCGTGGAACATTCGCCAGCCTGGAGATGAGGAGCAGGGAGAGGAGGCGTTAGCCACAG GGGGCCTGGATCTAATACTGATGCCCGGATTGGGGTTCGACAGGGGGGGCAATCGGCTGGGCCGCGGGAAGGGCTTCTATGACACTTACCTGGGGCGGTGTGCCAGTCACCCCGGGGGCATGCCCTACACCATCGGCCTGGCCTTCAGGGAGCAGATATGCCCCCAGATCCCGGTGCACGATGGCGACGTTCCCATCGACGAGGTTCTGTTTGAGTAG
- the mthfs gene encoding 5-formyltetrahydrofolate cyclo-ligase isoform X2 gives MKRPAFAPRVKRGLRDTDRGDVVSMAALHAAKRALRKEIKTRLAAIGAEEKRRQSRIVTQKLLQHPKYESCCRIAVFLSMPDEIHTEEIIEDIFQKGKVCFIPRYLPNSSHMDMLKVTEAKDIQSLPVTSWNIRQPGDEEQGEEALATGGLDLILMPGLGFDRGGNRLGRGKGFYDTYLGRCASHPGGMPYTIGLAFREQICPQIPVHDGDVPIDEVLFE, from the exons ATGAAAAG GCCGGCCTTCGCACCACGGGTGAAACGGGGACTGCGCGACACCGACCGTGGAGACGTCGTCAGCATGGCCGCCTTGCATGCAGCGAAGCGAGCGCTCAGGAAGGAGATCAAGACACGACTGGCCGCGATAGGCGCAGAGGAGAAACGTCGACAGTCTCGTATCGTTACACAGAAG CTACTCCAACATCCGAAGTACGAGAGCTGTTGCAGGATTGCAGTGTTCCTCAGCATGCCGGATGAGATCCACACAGAGGAAATCATCGAGGACATCTTCCAGAAGGGCAAGGTGTGCTTCATTCCCAGGTACCTACCCAACAGCAGCCACATGGACATGCTGAAGGTGACCGAAGCCAAAGACATTCAGTCTCTGCCAGTGACGTCGTGGAACATTCGCCAGCCTGGAGATGAGGAGCAGGGAGAGGAGGCGTTAGCCACAG GGGGCCTGGATCTAATACTGATGCCCGGATTGGGGTTCGACAGGGGGGGCAATCGGCTGGGCCGCGGGAAGGGCTTCTATGACACTTACCTGGGGCGGTGTGCCAGTCACCCCGGGGGCATGCCCTACACCATCGGCCTGGCCTTCAGGGAGCAGATATGCCCCCAGATCCCGGTGCACGATGGCGACGTTCCCATCGACGAGGTTCTGTTTGAGTAG
- the mthfs gene encoding 5-formyltetrahydrofolate cyclo-ligase isoform X1, with protein MIITNPFNMYNENSGPAFAPRVKRGLRDTDRGDVVSMAALHAAKRALRKEIKTRLAAIGAEEKRRQSRIVTQKLLQHPKYESCCRIAVFLSMPDEIHTEEIIEDIFQKGKVCFIPRYLPNSSHMDMLKVTEAKDIQSLPVTSWNIRQPGDEEQGEEALATGGLDLILMPGLGFDRGGNRLGRGKGFYDTYLGRCASHPGGMPYTIGLAFREQICPQIPVHDGDVPIDEVLFE; from the exons ATGATCATCACCAACCCATTTAACATGTATAATGAAAATTCAGG GCCGGCCTTCGCACCACGGGTGAAACGGGGACTGCGCGACACCGACCGTGGAGACGTCGTCAGCATGGCCGCCTTGCATGCAGCGAAGCGAGCGCTCAGGAAGGAGATCAAGACACGACTGGCCGCGATAGGCGCAGAGGAGAAACGTCGACAGTCTCGTATCGTTACACAGAAG CTACTCCAACATCCGAAGTACGAGAGCTGTTGCAGGATTGCAGTGTTCCTCAGCATGCCGGATGAGATCCACACAGAGGAAATCATCGAGGACATCTTCCAGAAGGGCAAGGTGTGCTTCATTCCCAGGTACCTACCCAACAGCAGCCACATGGACATGCTGAAGGTGACCGAAGCCAAAGACATTCAGTCTCTGCCAGTGACGTCGTGGAACATTCGCCAGCCTGGAGATGAGGAGCAGGGAGAGGAGGCGTTAGCCACAG GGGGCCTGGATCTAATACTGATGCCCGGATTGGGGTTCGACAGGGGGGGCAATCGGCTGGGCCGCGGGAAGGGCTTCTATGACACTTACCTGGGGCGGTGTGCCAGTCACCCCGGGGGCATGCCCTACACCATCGGCCTGGCCTTCAGGGAGCAGATATGCCCCCAGATCCCGGTGCACGATGGCGACGTTCCCATCGACGAGGTTCTGTTTGAGTAG